The genomic DNA CTGGTCGCCAGCGGTGACAATCTTGTCAAAGACATCTTCGGCCCGCATAAACGGGAAGCGGTTGAAGTAGGCGTTACTGGCCGGCAATACCTCATCGAGAACAGATTTATCGCTTGATACCGCCTGCTGCTTTGGCTGAGTTGCGCCGCTCGCTGCAGCCATGGCCATAGAGCAAAGCGAAAGTGCCGTCAGTAAGGCAAAAACACTGGTTTTAAGTGATCGAATCGTCATCAGCTGGTCTCCTTTGGAGGCCCATAATAGCACCTCTGTTACCAAGCTCAACTCTTTGTTTGGTAGTCGCCCTCGGTGTTTTTCGAGAGTAGCTTAATGAACTCCGAGCACGCCGCGATAATAGCTGTCGTGACGGGGTTCAGAAATGATCGTGCCGATGTTCCTGTCAACCCTTTTGCGGGACAGGTAGAGATGGTAGATAAAGCCCGAGATGCGCGTGTCGCCGATGATGAGGTAGCCGTTGATCATGCCGTCCTGCAGATAGACCCGCCGCCAGATATCTCCCTGCTGCCAGGTGTACGGCTCCCCCTCAAAGCGGCCTGCCGAGACGATCGGAAAATCGATATGCTTTTTTAGCACATTGGTATTGATGGAACCGCCGAAAGAACCGTCGCCATGGACCAGATGACGGGCTGCAATGCGCGCCTGCTGCATGGCGTTGGGATAGGTGGCAAAGATCCCCTGCTCGCCGGTCACGGCATGCCTGGTCACGGCGACATCCCCTGCGGTGTAGATGTCTGGATCGGCCAGCATCTGGTCATTGCTCGCCACCCCTTTGTCGTTACCGCACAGCGCCTCAGAATTGGGGGAAACCCCGATAGAGACGATCAGGAGCGCAGTCTCGATCCGCTCACCGTTTGCAAGTTCGACTGCTTTGAGCTGCCCGCCATTCGTGACAATCTCGTTGACCGTGGTTTTCAGGCGGATATCAATGCCGGTTTTTGCTGCCAGCTTGGCCGTGGCGAACCGGCCACCGTCCTCGTCAGTCATCTGCGAGAGCAGACGAGTATTGC from Geoanaerobacter pelophilus includes the following:
- a CDS encoding NAD(P)/FAD-dependent oxidoreductase, with translation MKVVTVGTGMAAAEFVQRLRLEGFGGEIVMCSDEGFAPYSPCVIPFYLAGEPLQTVYWKGADFYDRYRVTPRLSDPVVEVDTARRLVRSAAGRNASYDRLFFASGARSWYPRPEWLETTGVFGFKTLTDMVAIDRYVSENNIKKAVVFGGGFIGVDAALALWHRGLEITLVHRNTRLLSQMTDEDGGRFATAKLAAKTGIDIRLKTTVNEIVTNGGQLKAVELANGERIETALLIVSIGVSPNSEALCGNDKGVASNDQMLADPDIYTAGDVAVTRHAVTGEQGIFATYPNAMQQARIAARHLVHGDGSFGGSINTNVLKKHIDFPIVSAGRFEGEPYTWQQGDIWRRVYLQDGMINGYLIIGDTRISGFIYHLYLSRKRVDRNIGTIISEPRHDSYYRGVLGVH